A genomic window from Leishmania donovani BPK282A1 complete genome, chromosome 16 includes:
- a CDS encoding kinesin, putative produces MEFKRSNSSRGPLRSGRRGHPVGVATPKRSTTPLKKNSERGAPTPPAAAGPAASPAPPLPPRTPEPQSARYSAKESPRPPSTT; encoded by the coding sequence ATGGAGTTCAAGCGGTCAAACTCGTCTCGCGGACCGCTCAGGTCCGGCCGCCGAGGCCACCCGGTCGGGGTCGCCACACCAAAGCGATCAACCACCCCGCTCAAGAAGAACTCCGAGCGCGGCGCACCCAcacctccagcggcagcagggcCTGCCGCAAGCCCTGCGCcgcccctgccgccgcgtacGCCGGAGCCGCAATCGGCGCGCTACTCGGCGAAGGAGTCTCCTCGTCCGCCAAGCACAACG
- a CDS encoding kinesin, putative: MRRAEAIKHNNRVNVYVRVRAFREDETSGDMGQLAVNMDDSAVEVTVPKKGRFTFGFDGCFWSNDRACPSGKASASQEDVFDEVGRPLVENALAGYNAAVMAYGQTGSGKTYTSFGPPGSIGTSQEGLIPRVCNMIFSRAANSAQKGVTYTVSASMLEVYLEDVFDLLNHRKQLSVRNDFTSNTFSVVGQKTVPVNSYMDVLAVLNKAEPLRTFAATNIHDHSSRAHTLFMLEVQTHFDAPDLAPRCAKILLADLAGCERIRLAGTEEGLAFEQARNINLSLLALGSCIEAVATRGRGSSRPIPEFRNSTLTKLLKDYIGGNSISTMMVTISPSERDANLSVQTLRFADRAKQITTHAHVNTVDPQQAKQDGSELGDRWRDEYLRKKEALYAEYQLKGTIEKLLARIAELEARLRECADDEVALHLTTEIEELQKALTEADYQMGLQRQILYGEFLLLEDELRELNTKMQEMKEEHEEAMEGILGEEAGRFEEMKRGYETRLRALQSESDAALAASTDEIAALRRLVAELQERLAAKETECADLAGRLSALQVKYDADTCAAERARSELEAQLAESEKQVGELAERQTQIMLEEETLKATVERLNADMESTEETLQETS; the protein is encoded by the coding sequence ATGCGCCGCGCGGAGGCGATTAAGCACAACAACCGCGTGaacgtgtacgtgcgcgtgcgcgcgttccGCGAAGACGAGACGAGCGGGGACATGGGTCAGCTGGCGGTGAACATGGACGACAGCGCTGTGGAGGTGACGGTGCCGAAGAAGGGCCGCTTCACGTTTGGGTTCGACGGCTGCTTCTGGAGCAACGACCGTGCGTGCCCGTCTGGAaaggcgtcggcgtcgcagGAGGACGTGTTCGACGAGGTCGGGCGGCCGCTTGTGGAGAACGCGCTGGCGGGGTACAACGCTGCCGTGATGGCGTACGGGCAGACGGGGAGCGGGAAGACGTACACGTCGTTCGGGCCGCCGGGGTCGATCGGGACGTCGCAGGAGGGCCTGATTCCGCGCGTATGCAACATGATCTTCTCGCGCGCGGCAAACAGCGCGCAGAAGGGCGTGACGTACACGGTGTCTGCGTCGATGCTGGAGGTGTACCTGGAGGACGTGTTCGACCTGCTGAACCACCGCAAGCAGCTGAGTGTGCGGAACGACTTCACGAGCAACACGTTCAGCGTTGTTGGGCAGAAGACGGTGCCCGTGAACAGCTACATGGACGTGCTTGCGGTGCTGAACAAGGCGGAGCCGTTGCGGACGTTCGCGGCGACGAACATCCACGACCACTcatcgcgcgcgcacacgctaTTCATGCTGGAGGTGCAGACGCACTTCGACGCGCCGGATCTTGCACCGCGGTGCGCGAAGATCCTGCTTGCGGATCTCGCGGGGTGCGAGCGGATCCGGCTTGCGgggacggaggaggggcttGCGTTCGAGCAGGCGCGCAACATCAacctgtcgctgctggcgctggggTCGTGCATCGAGGCGGTTGCGACGCGTGGGCGGGGCAGCTCGCGGCCGATCCCGGAGTTTCGCAACAGCACGCTGACGAAGCTGCTGAAGGACTACATTGGCGGGAACAGCATCTCGACGATGATGGTGACGATCTCGCCGAGCGAGCGCGACGCGAACCTGTCTGTGCAGACGCTGCGGTTTGCTGACCGCGCGAAGCAGATcacgacgcacgcgcacgtgaaCACGGTGGACccgcagcaggcgaagcaGGACGGGAGCGAGCTGGGCGACCGGTGGCGCGACGAGTACCTGCggaagaaggaggcgctgtACGCAGAGTACCAGCTCAAGGGGACCATCGAGAAGCTGCTTGCACGGATCGCGGAACTGGAGGCGAGGCTGCGTGAGTGCGCGGACGACGAGGTTGCGCTGCACCTGACGACGGAgatcgaggagctgcagaaggcgctgACGGAGGCGGACTACCAGAtggggctgcagcggcagatcCTGTACGGCGAgttcctgctgctggaggacgagctgcgcgagctaAATACGAAGATGCAGGAGATGAAGGAGGAgcacgaggaggcgatggagggGATTCTTGGCGAGGAGGCCGGGCGGTTCGAGGAGATGAAGCGCGGCTACGagacgcggctgcgcgcgctgcagagcgagagcgacgctGCGCTTGCTGCGTCCACGGACGAgatcgctgcgctgcggcgcctggtggcggagctgcaggagcgcctcgCGGCAAAGGAGACAGAGTGCGCAGACCTTGCGGGCCGGCTGAGTGCGCTGCAGGTAAAGTACGACGCGgacacctgcgccgccgagcgcgcgcgcagtgAGCTGGAAGCACAGCTGGCGGAGTCGGAGAAGCAGGTGGgcgagctggcggagcgccAGACCCAGATCATGCTCGAAGAAGAGACGCTAAAGGCTACCGTGGAGCGACTGAACGCGGATATGGAGAGCAccgaggagacgctgcaggagacgTCT